A stretch of Peteryoungia algae DNA encodes these proteins:
- a CDS encoding beta-ketoacyl-ACP synthase — protein sequence MTDNRFKDHLGRPIIAVTGMGVITSLGQGLADNWSKLTSGQSGIHYIKRFDTEGMSTRIGGTVDFIAVPANNAVERSYALARETTIEALAQAGINGDFNGPLFLAAPPVEPEWHDRFALAERAPASTQPGDAYDRFLAAMREKPDPVFLEAVQFGSISERLSDKFGTRGLPVTLSTACASGATAIQLGVEAIRQGRTTRALTVATDGSISPEAVIRFSLLSALSTQNDPPEKASKPFSKERDGFVIAEGAATLVLESLESAIARGAKVLGIIKGCGEKADHFHRTRSSPDGGPAIATIRAALSDAGLSEDAIGYINAHGTSTPENDKMEYGAMLSVFGDRLKDAIPASSNKSMIGHTLTAAGAVEAVFSIQTMLSGTVPPTINYTNPDPSIVLDVVPNVKREASVSAVLSNSFGFGGQNASLVMTREPV from the coding sequence ATGACCGACAACCGCTTCAAGGATCATCTCGGCCGCCCGATCATCGCCGTCACCGGCATGGGCGTCATCACGTCGCTCGGCCAAGGGCTGGCCGACAACTGGTCAAAGCTCACCTCGGGTCAGTCCGGCATCCATTACATCAAGCGCTTCGATACCGAGGGCATGTCGACCCGCATCGGTGGTACGGTCGATTTCATCGCCGTTCCCGCCAACAATGCCGTCGAGCGCTCCTATGCGCTGGCCCGCGAGACGACCATTGAGGCACTGGCACAGGCCGGCATCAATGGCGATTTCAACGGCCCGCTCTTTCTGGCTGCCCCGCCGGTCGAGCCGGAATGGCATGACCGCTTTGCGCTGGCCGAACGGGCGCCTGCCTCGACCCAGCCAGGCGATGCCTATGACCGTTTCCTCGCCGCCATGCGCGAAAAACCGGATCCGGTTTTCCTTGAAGCCGTGCAGTTCGGCTCGATCTCCGAGCGTTTGTCCGACAAGTTCGGCACGCGCGGCCTTCCCGTGACCCTGTCGACGGCCTGTGCCTCCGGTGCCACCGCGATCCAGCTCGGCGTCGAGGCGATCCGCCAGGGCCGCACGACACGCGCGCTGACGGTTGCGACCGACGGTTCGATCAGCCCGGAAGCCGTCATCCGCTTCTCGCTTCTGTCGGCGCTGTCGACCCAGAACGATCCGCCGGAAAAGGCTTCCAAGCCGTTCAGCAAGGAACGCGATGGCTTCGTCATCGCCGAAGGTGCGGCAACGCTGGTGCTGGAATCGCTGGAATCGGCGATTGCCCGTGGCGCCAAGGTTCTCGGCATCATCAAGGGCTGCGGTGAAAAGGCCGATCACTTTCACCGCACACGGTCCTCGCCGGATGGCGGCCCCGCGATCGCAACGATCCGTGCGGCATTGTCCGACGCGGGCCTGTCGGAAGATGCGATCGGCTATATCAACGCCCATGGCACGTCGACGCCTGAGAACGACAAGATGGAATATGGCGCCATGCTGTCGGTCTTCGGCGACAGGCTGAAGGACGCAATTCCAGCATCGTCGAACAAGTCGATGATCGGCCACACGCTGACGGCGGCCGGTGCAGTCGAGGCGGTGTTCTCGATCCAGACCATGCTGTCGGGCACAGTGCCGCCAACCATCAACTACACGAACCCCGATCCCTCGATCGTGCTCGATGTGGTGCCGAACGTGAAGCGGGAGGCCTCGGTTTCGGCGGTTCTCTCCAATTCCTTCGGCTTCGGCGGCCAGAATGCCAGCCTTGTCATGACGCGGGAACCGGTCTAA
- a CDS encoding lipid A biosynthesis lauroyl acyltransferase — protein sequence MRMFVTRIVLALRKFYHWSVAQIAFGFLTALKIFPADSAINFADRLMRWLGPKTKRHRLMLVNLRNAFPEKSEAEREVIALASWGHMGRLAAEYVFLDQLFDIDPEKPGEGRVEVSGVEQFLDLRDNPRPFIVFTGHTANFELLPVAGAAFGLFVTVLFRPPNNPYIAEKVFEFRRKRMGNLVPSHAGSSFALARQLEQGGGVGVLVDQKFKKGLETQFFNNPVRTNPLLAKLARQFDCEVYPARCIRLPGNRFRLEIEPRVTMPRNDKGQIDVTATAQMLNDKVEAWVREYPEQWLWYHDRWDIKRTI from the coding sequence GTGCGGATGTTCGTTACCCGGATCGTTCTGGCGCTGCGCAAGTTCTATCACTGGTCCGTGGCCCAGATTGCGTTCGGCTTCCTGACGGCGCTCAAGATCTTTCCGGCGGATTCGGCGATCAACTTTGCCGACCGGCTCATGCGCTGGCTCGGCCCGAAGACGAAGCGACACCGGTTGATGCTGGTCAATCTGCGCAATGCGTTTCCGGAGAAATCCGAGGCCGAGCGCGAGGTGATTGCGCTTGCGAGCTGGGGCCATATGGGCCGGCTCGCGGCTGAATATGTCTTCCTCGACCAGCTCTTCGACATCGATCCGGAAAAGCCGGGCGAGGGCAGGGTGGAGGTGTCAGGGGTCGAGCAATTTCTCGACCTGCGCGACAATCCGCGGCCCTTCATCGTGTTTACCGGCCATACTGCGAATTTCGAGCTCCTTCCCGTGGCGGGCGCTGCCTTCGGTCTCTTCGTCACGGTTCTCTTCCGGCCGCCGAACAATCCCTACATCGCCGAGAAGGTCTTCGAGTTTCGTCGCAAGCGCATGGGCAACCTCGTTCCATCGCATGCCGGTTCCTCCTTTGCGCTTGCGCGCCAGCTCGAGCAGGGCGGTGGCGTCGGCGTGCTCGTCGACCAGAAGTTCAAGAAGGGGCTGGAGACGCAGTTCTTTAACAATCCGGTCCGGACCAATCCTCTGCTTGCCAAGCTTGCCCGGCAGTTCGACTGCGAGGTCTATCCCGCCCGTTGCATCCGCCTGCCCGGAAACCGCTTCCGGCTGGAGATCGAACCGCGGGTCACGATGCCCCGCAACGACAAGGGACAGATCGACGTCACGGCCACGGCACAGATGTTGAACGACAAGGTCGAGGCATGGGTGCGCGAATATCCGGAGCAGTGGCTCTGGTATCACGACCGCTGGGACATCAAGCGCACGATCTGA
- a CDS encoding PAS domain-containing protein — translation MSVGEFRDSNLRAMFEAVSVKKLQLQQAIRSGNDQLVRVLDREIDPLISELISYRAADLDDIYLQMRLLTKFLRDDADDRSCVLRHAAMMSLLVERYFGPKRAQETPMPQVSERHARLGGDDEQLNEAILNNLPERVAVVTCDYRYLFANTAMAEMLGKQQMELIGRSVFNLGLAGGCDESVRHALDSAFAGRSGTFVAKMSVQMGGSTVPGRCSPLRASDGSISGAILTFGEPETVFGDVAA, via the coding sequence ATGTCTGTTGGCGAGTTCCGTGATTCGAATCTGCGCGCGATGTTCGAAGCGGTTTCGGTGAAAAAGCTGCAGTTGCAACAGGCGATTCGCAGCGGCAACGATCAGCTCGTCCGGGTGCTCGATCGCGAAATCGATCCGCTCATCTCGGAGTTGATCAGCTATCGCGCCGCCGATCTCGACGACATCTACCTGCAGATGCGCCTCCTCACCAAGTTCCTGCGCGATGATGCAGACGACCGCTCCTGCGTGCTTCGGCATGCCGCGATGATGTCCTTGCTGGTCGAGCGCTATTTCGGGCCGAAGCGGGCTCAGGAAACGCCGATGCCTCAGGTGAGCGAGCGCCATGCCCGGCTCGGCGGCGACGACGAGCAGCTCAACGAGGCGATCCTCAACAACCTGCCGGAACGTGTCGCGGTCGTTACCTGCGATTATCGCTACCTCTTTGCCAATACGGCCATGGCGGAGATGCTCGGAAAGCAGCAGATGGAGTTGATTGGCCGAAGCGTCTTCAATCTCGGTCTTGCCGGTGGTTGCGACGAGAGCGTGCGTCACGCCCTGGACTCGGCGTTTGCCGGGCGGTCCGGTACCTTCGTTGCAAAGATGTCAGTTCAGATGGGGGGCAGTACCGTGCCGGGGCGTTGCAGCCCCTTGCGTGCCTCGGACGGCAGCATCAGCGGTGCCATCCTGACATTCGGTGAACCGGAAACCGTCTTTGGTGATGTCGCCGCCTGA
- the ccoG gene encoding cytochrome c oxidase accessory protein CcoG: MNLHADQTHVAETPDVERLEAEAVMSAKTRGPLYEARKKIFPKRAEGSFRRFKWIVMAITLGIYYLTPWLRWDRGEFAPDQAVLIDIAHRRFYFFFIEIWPQEFFFVAGLLVMAGFGLFLLTSAVGRAWCGYTCPQTVWVDLFLVVERFIEGDRNARIKLEAAPWTLDKIWKRVSKHATWILIGVLTGGAWIFYFADAPSLAMDFITGNAAPVAYMTVAILTATTYVFGGLMREQVCIYMCPWPRIQAAMLDENSLVVTYNDWRGEPRTRHAKKAIAAGESIGDCVDCNACVAVCPMGIDIRDGQQLECITCALCIDACDGVMDKVGKPRGLIAYATLDEYQSNMALATNGGATAIDPKRVRNDDGSFSDKVRHFDWRVIFRARTLLYMGVWTAVGIGMLVALLGRDRLELNVLHDRNPQFVLESDGSIRNGYTIRILNMIAVPRDIEVSLEGLPDATMKINGISQSPARLFTVSVEPDEATTLKVFVTLAGDKVTDANQEFQFVAKDAGSDERDVYDAVFMGPGARK; this comes from the coding sequence ATGAACCTGCATGCCGATCAGACACATGTCGCAGAAACGCCCGATGTCGAGAGACTCGAAGCCGAGGCGGTGATGTCGGCCAAGACCCGCGGCCCGCTTTACGAAGCCCGGAAGAAGATCTTCCCCAAACGTGCCGAAGGCAGCTTCCGCCGCTTCAAGTGGATCGTCATGGCGATCACGCTCGGTATCTATTATCTGACGCCCTGGCTTCGCTGGGATCGCGGTGAATTCGCGCCGGACCAGGCCGTCCTGATCGACATTGCCCATAGGCGCTTCTATTTTTTCTTCATCGAGATCTGGCCTCAGGAGTTCTTCTTCGTCGCGGGCCTGCTCGTCATGGCCGGTTTCGGCCTCTTCCTTCTGACCTCCGCCGTCGGGCGGGCCTGGTGCGGCTATACCTGTCCGCAGACGGTCTGGGTCGATCTCTTTCTCGTCGTGGAGCGCTTCATCGAGGGGGACCGCAATGCGAGGATAAAGCTCGAGGCAGCGCCCTGGACCCTCGACAAGATCTGGAAGCGTGTGAGCAAGCACGCGACATGGATCCTGATCGGCGTTTTGACCGGGGGCGCCTGGATCTTCTATTTCGCCGACGCACCATCGCTTGCCATGGATTTCATCACCGGCAATGCGGCCCCCGTCGCTTACATGACCGTCGCCATCCTGACCGCCACGACGTATGTCTTCGGCGGGCTGATGCGCGAACAGGTCTGCATCTATATGTGCCCCTGGCCGCGTATCCAGGCCGCCATGCTCGACGAGAACTCGCTGGTCGTCACCTACAACGACTGGCGCGGCGAGCCACGGACCCGCCATGCCAAGAAGGCCATCGCCGCCGGCGAATCGATTGGCGATTGCGTCGACTGCAATGCCTGCGTGGCGGTCTGTCCGATGGGCATCGACATCAGGGACGGCCAGCAGCTCGAATGCATCACCTGCGCGCTCTGCATCGATGCCTGCGACGGGGTGATGGACAAGGTCGGCAAGCCGCGCGGCCTGATTGCCTATGCCACGCTCGACGAATACCAGTCGAACATGGCGCTCGCGACCAATGGCGGCGCAACCGCGATCGACCCGAAGAGAGTGCGCAACGACGACGGCAGCTTCTCCGACAAGGTCCGCCACTTCGACTGGCGCGTCATCTTCCGTGCTCGCACGCTGCTCTATATGGGGGTGTGGACGGCTGTCGGCATTGGCATGCTCGTGGCGCTTCTCGGCCGCGACCGTCTGGAACTCAACGTCCTGCACGACCGCAATCCGCAATTCGTGCTCGAATCCGACGGGTCGATCCGCAATGGATATACGATCCGCATCCTCAACATGATCGCCGTTCCGCGTGATATCGAGGTCTCACTCGAGGGCCTGCCGGATGCGACCATGAAGATCAACGGCATCAGCCAGTCGCCCGCCCGGCTGTTCACCGTCTCGGTGGAGCCGGACGAGGCCACGACGCTGAAGGTCTTTGTCACGCTTGCCGGCGACAAGGTCACCGACGCCAACCAGGAATTCCAGTTCGTTGCGAAGGATGCGGGCAGCGACGAGCGCGACGTGTATGATGCAGTCTTCATGGGACCGGGAGCCAGGAAATGA
- the ccoN gene encoding cytochrome-c oxidase, cbb3-type subunit I: MNYTFETLVMAVLAFAALLGVAFTQDSLFAAHMWVAFFVLTAGTIVMLRRMQFAPSTASSSALKPKAPQSEYFDEVVRYGVIATVFWGVVGFLVGVVVALQLAYPDLNIEPWFNFGRMRPLHTSAVIFAFGGNALIATSFYVVQRTSRARLFGGNLGWFVFWGYQFFIVMAATGYLLGITQGREYAEPEWYVDLWLTVVWVAYLISFMGTIIRRKESHIYVANWFYLSFIITIAMLHIVNNLAIPVSFLGVKSYSAFAGVQDALTQWWYGHNAVGFFLTAGFLGMMYYFVPKQAERPVYSYRLSIIHFWALIFMYIWAGPHHLHYTALPDWAQTLGMVFSIMLWMPSWGGMINGLMTLSGAWDKIRTDPIIRMMVIAIAFYGMSTFEGPMMSIKAVNSLSHYTEWTIGHVHSGALGWVGMITFGAIYYLTPKLWNRNRLYSLRLVNWHFWLATLGIVVYAAVLWVAGIQQGLMWREYDEQGFLVYSFAESVAAMHPYFVLRAVGGAMYLLGGFIMAYNVLMTILGHERQEAPIAGTVMPAAAQPAE; the protein is encoded by the coding sequence ATGAATTATACGTTCGAGACACTGGTGATGGCGGTCCTCGCCTTCGCCGCGCTGCTCGGGGTGGCCTTCACCCAGGACAGTCTCTTTGCAGCCCATATGTGGGTTGCCTTCTTCGTGCTTACGGCAGGCACGATCGTCATGCTGCGTCGGATGCAGTTTGCTCCGTCCACGGCATCCTCCTCCGCTCTCAAGCCCAAGGCGCCGCAGTCCGAGTATTTCGACGAAGTTGTCCGCTACGGCGTGATCGCCACCGTCTTCTGGGGTGTCGTCGGCTTCCTCGTCGGGGTCGTCGTGGCTTTGCAGCTCGCCTATCCCGATCTCAACATCGAGCCTTGGTTTAACTTTGGGCGCATGCGTCCGCTGCACACCTCGGCCGTGATCTTCGCTTTCGGCGGAAATGCGCTGATCGCGACGTCGTTCTACGTGGTCCAGCGGACCTCGCGGGCACGTCTGTTTGGCGGCAATCTCGGCTGGTTCGTCTTCTGGGGCTACCAGTTCTTCATCGTCATGGCCGCCACCGGCTATCTCCTGGGCATCACCCAGGGCCGCGAATATGCCGAGCCGGAATGGTATGTCGATCTCTGGCTGACAGTCGTCTGGGTCGCCTATCTGATCAGCTTCATGGGCACGATCATCAGACGGAAAGAGAGCCATATCTATGTGGCCAACTGGTTCTATCTGTCCTTCATCATCACCATCGCGATGTTGCATATCGTCAACAATCTCGCGATCCCGGTCTCCTTCCTCGGCGTCAAGAGCTATTCAGCCTTTGCCGGCGTCCAGGATGCTCTGACCCAGTGGTGGTACGGCCACAATGCCGTCGGCTTCTTCCTGACCGCAGGCTTCCTCGGCATGATGTATTACTTCGTGCCCAAGCAGGCCGAACGCCCGGTCTACTCTTACCGCCTGTCGATCATCCACTTCTGGGCTCTGATCTTCATGTATATCTGGGCAGGTCCCCACCACCTGCACTACACGGCTTTGCCTGACTGGGCACAGACGCTCGGCATGGTGTTCTCGATCATGCTGTGGATGCCCTCCTGGGGCGGCATGATCAACGGCCTGATGACGCTGTCCGGCGCGTGGGACAAGATCCGGACCGACCCGATCATCCGCATGATGGTCATCGCCATCGCCTTCTACGGCATGTCGACCTTCGAAGGCCCGATGATGTCGATCAAGGCCGTCAACTCGCTCAGCCACTATACCGAATGGACCATCGGGCATGTTCACTCTGGCGCCCTCGGCTGGGTCGGCATGATCACCTTCGGTGCGATCTACTACCTGACGCCGAAGCTGTGGAACCGCAACCGGCTCTATTCGCTGCGCCTGGTCAACTGGCACTTCTGGCTCGCCACACTCGGCATCGTCGTCTATGCCGCCGTGCTCTGGGTCGCCGGCATCCAGCAGGGCCTGATGTGGCGCGAATACGACGAGCAGGGCTTCCTGGTCTATTCCTTCGCGGAATCGGTCGCTGCCATGCATCCCTACTTCGTGCTGCGTGCAGTCGGCGGTGCCATGTATCTCCTGGGCGGTTTCATCATGGCCTACAACGTCCTGATGACCATTCTCGGCCACGAGCGCCAGGAAGCGCCGATCGCCGGAACGGTCATGCCTGCTGCCGCGCAGCCGGCTGAATGA
- a CDS encoding FixH family protein, whose amino-acid sequence MNSEAKKPFTFTGWHMLAIMLAFFGTIITVNFTMAYLATSTWSGLVVKNTYVASQQFNGKTAAIRDMLATGIAGDLQVDGKGMRYRLTLPENTPVVADAVTAHFRRPVGTAQDFELQLVPAGDGLYLADKAILPGSWIVEIQATKDAKLIMHEAKRVTVSGE is encoded by the coding sequence ATGAACTCAGAGGCCAAGAAACCCTTCACCTTCACGGGCTGGCACATGCTGGCGATCATGCTGGCCTTCTTTGGCACGATCATCACGGTCAACTTCACCATGGCCTATCTCGCGACATCCACCTGGAGCGGTCTGGTGGTGAAAAACACCTATGTCGCAAGCCAGCAGTTCAACGGCAAGACGGCCGCCATTCGCGATATGCTCGCGACCGGCATTGCCGGCGATCTCCAGGTGGATGGCAAGGGCATGCGCTACCGCCTGACCCTGCCTGAAAACACTCCGGTCGTCGCCGATGCGGTGACCGCCCATTTCAGGCGCCCGGTTGGCACTGCCCAGGATTTCGAATTGCAGCTGGTTCCCGCCGGGGACGGTCTCTATCTGGCAGACAAGGCGATCCTGCCCGGGAGCTGGATCGTCGAGATTCAGGCGACAAAGGATGCAAAGCTGATCATGCATGAGGCGAAGCGGGTCACCGTTTCGGGAGAATAG
- the ccoP gene encoding cytochrome-c oxidase, cbb3-type subunit III, with protein MADKKHIDEISGVETTGHEWDGIRELNNPMPRWWVYTFYATIVWAIGYTIMYPAWPLLTENTKGLLGYSSRAEVAAELTAAKSAQSVYLDKIAALPLDQIVADKELTQFAVAGGAAAFKVNCSPCHGSGAAGGAGYPNLNDDDWLWGGDLESIQASIAHGIRYDQDPDTRISEMPAFADILEAEQIKQVAAYVVSLTGTPLDVEMVEPGKQLYAENCASCHADDARGNRDFGAPNLADAIWLKVDGEAQIAAQIRQPRHGAMPGWAARLGDTTVKQLTVYVHQLGGGE; from the coding sequence ATGGCAGACAAGAAACACATCGACGAGATCAGCGGCGTCGAGACCACTGGCCATGAGTGGGACGGCATCCGCGAACTGAACAACCCGATGCCGCGCTGGTGGGTCTATACCTTCTACGCGACCATTGTCTGGGCGATCGGCTACACGATCATGTATCCGGCATGGCCGCTGCTGACCGAAAACACCAAGGGTTTGCTCGGTTATTCCAGCCGTGCGGAAGTCGCAGCCGAATTGACCGCAGCGAAGTCCGCACAGTCGGTCTACCTGGACAAGATCGCCGCTCTGCCGCTCGACCAGATCGTCGCCGACAAGGAACTGACCCAGTTCGCCGTCGCCGGCGGCGCGGCCGCCTTCAAGGTGAACTGCTCGCCCTGTCACGGTTCGGGGGCGGCTGGCGGTGCCGGCTATCCCAACTTGAACGATGACGACTGGCTGTGGGGTGGCGATCTGGAATCGATCCAGGCCAGCATTGCCCACGGCATCCGCTACGACCAGGATCCGGATACCCGGATCTCTGAGATGCCGGCCTTTGCCGACATTCTCGAGGCCGAGCAGATCAAGCAGGTCGCGGCCTATGTGGTCAGCCTGACGGGCACGCCGCTCGATGTCGAGATGGTCGAGCCGGGCAAGCAGCTCTATGCGGAAAACTGCGCCTCCTGCCACGCTGACGACGCCCGGGGCAATCGCGACTTCGGAGCGCCGAATCTCGCCGATGCCATCTGGCTGAAGGTCGATGGCGAGGCACAGATTGCAGCCCAGATCCGCCAGCCTCGTCACGGCGCCATGCCTGGCTGGGCCGCGCGCCTTGGCGACACGACCGTGAAACAGCTGACCGTCTACGTTCACCAGCTGGGTGGCGGCGAGTAA
- a CDS encoding zinc-binding dehydrogenase, whose amino-acid sequence MRALQLVEDRKLEIVDLPEPEAPGPGEVTLRVKAVALNHIDVWGWRGMAFAKRKMPLVIGAEASGVVEAIGPGVGNILPGQLAAIYGARTCGLCKPCREGRDNLCENVSGVHGFHLDGFAQEKINLPARLLVPAPPGVDAIGAALAPVTFGTVEHMLFDNAKLQPGETILVHAGGSGIGTAAIQLAKKIGCTVITTVGSDDKIEPAKALGADHVINYRTDRFEGVVRKLTKKKGVDVVFEHVGKDTFAASMFCLKRGGRLVTCGSTSGVSTEVNLMMLFQQQLKLIGSFGCRMENMADAMQKMARGLVHPVIDTQVSFDDIDKALARMEGRQVFGKIILKVD is encoded by the coding sequence ATGCGCGCATTGCAACTCGTCGAAGATCGCAAGCTTGAAATCGTCGATCTGCCGGAGCCGGAAGCTCCCGGCCCGGGTGAGGTAACGCTGCGCGTCAAGGCCGTGGCGCTGAACCATATCGATGTCTGGGGCTGGCGCGGCATGGCATTCGCCAAGCGCAAGATGCCGCTCGTCATCGGCGCGGAGGCCTCCGGTGTCGTCGAAGCGATCGGCCCCGGCGTCGGCAACATCCTGCCGGGGCAGCTCGCTGCCATCTACGGTGCGCGTACATGTGGTCTCTGCAAGCCGTGCCGCGAAGGCCGTGACAATCTTTGTGAAAACGTGTCGGGCGTGCATGGTTTCCATCTCGACGGCTTCGCCCAGGAGAAGATCAACCTGCCGGCCCGCCTGCTGGTGCCGGCACCTCCCGGTGTCGACGCGATCGGCGCGGCGCTCGCCCCCGTCACCTTCGGTACGGTCGAGCACATGCTGTTCGATAATGCCAAGCTCCAGCCGGGCGAAACCATTCTCGTCCATGCCGGCGGTTCGGGCATCGGCACGGCCGCCATCCAGCTCGCCAAGAAGATCGGTTGCACCGTCATCACCACCGTCGGCTCCGATGACAAGATCGAGCCGGCCAAGGCGCTGGGTGCCGACCACGTCATCAACTACCGGACCGACCGTTTCGAAGGTGTGGTGCGCAAGCTCACCAAGAAGAAGGGCGTCGACGTCGTTTTCGAACATGTCGGCAAGGACACCTTCGCAGCCTCGATGTTCTGCCTGAAGCGCGGCGGCCGCCTGGTTACGTGCGGCTCGACCTCTGGCGTGTCGACCGAGGTCAACCTGATGATGCTGTTCCAGCAGCAGCTCAAGCTCATCGGCTCTTTCGGCTGCCGCATGGAGAACATGGCCGATGCCATGCAGAAGATGGCGCGCGGCCTCGTTCATCCCGTCATCGACACGCAGGTCTCCTTCGATGACATCGACAAGGCGCTCGCCCGCATGGAAGGCCGGCAGGTCTTCGGCAAGATCATCCTGAAGGTGGATTGA
- a CDS encoding hemerythrin domain-containing protein yields MLTSIQNGHAESGATRTGNLLLDTGKRDLSWLTRAHGEQLALCRELEEIADSLPARINRQKCIYAAKALGPLIKGIHHYEETVLFPMLQANPDATERLGPTIERLKFEHCEDECFAEELTDALLKLGSGESVNMEAVGYMLRGFFEGMRRHIAFEREHLLQGVTDH; encoded by the coding sequence ATGCTGACCAGTATCCAGAACGGCCATGCCGAAAGCGGCGCCACCCGAACCGGCAATCTTCTGCTCGACACGGGCAAGCGCGACCTGTCCTGGCTCACTCGGGCTCATGGCGAGCAACTCGCCCTCTGCCGGGAACTGGAGGAGATCGCCGACTCGTTGCCGGCCCGAATCAACCGCCAGAAATGCATCTACGCGGCCAAGGCACTCGGTCCGCTCATCAAGGGCATCCACCACTACGAGGAAACCGTCCTATTCCCCATGCTCCAGGCCAACCCGGACGCCACCGAGCGCCTTGGACCGACGATCGAGAGGCTGAAATTCGAGCATTGCGAGGATGAGTGTTTCGCCGAGGAACTGACCGATGCGCTGTTGAAGCTCGGCTCTGGCGAAAGCGTCAACATGGAGGCCGTCGGCTACATGTTGCGCGGCTTCTTCGAAGGCATGCGACGCCACATCGCGTTTGAAAGAGAGCATCTCCTTCAGGGCGTCACGGACCACTGA
- the ccoO gene encoding cytochrome-c oxidase, cbb3-type subunit II, producing the protein MSILDKHAILEKNTSLLFLGSLLVVTIGGIVEIAPLFYLENTIEKVEGMRPYSPLELAGRNIYVREGCYVCHSQMIRPFKDEVERYGHYSLAAESMYDHPFQWGSKRTGPDLARVGDRYSNEWHVQHLIEPRDVVPESIMPSYSYLKTTPLKLVDVTMDLKANSLVGVPYTEEMLAQAPADLAAQADPNADTSGLLERYPKAKIGDFDGDPAKLTEMDALVAYLQMLGTLVDFSTYDDATGYR; encoded by the coding sequence ATGTCAATTCTTGATAAACACGCAATCCTCGAGAAGAACACGAGCCTTCTCTTCCTCGGTTCGCTTCTGGTGGTCACCATCGGCGGCATCGTGGAAATCGCTCCGCTCTTCTACCTCGAGAACACCATCGAAAAGGTGGAGGGCATGCGGCCCTATTCGCCGCTCGAACTGGCTGGTCGCAACATCTATGTCCGTGAAGGCTGCTATGTCTGTCACAGCCAGATGATCCGGCCGTTCAAGGACGAGGTCGAGCGCTACGGCCATTATTCGCTGGCAGCGGAGTCGATGTACGACCATCCGTTCCAGTGGGGATCGAAGCGCACGGGTCCGGATCTTGCCCGTGTCGGCGACCGCTATTCCAACGAATGGCACGTCCAGCACCTGATTGAACCGCGCGACGTCGTGCCTGAATCCATCATGCCGAGCTACTCGTATCTGAAGACGACGCCGCTCAAACTGGTGGATGTCACCATGGACCTGAAGGCCAACAGCCTCGTCGGTGTGCCCTATACCGAAGAGATGCTGGCGCAGGCGCCCGCCGATCTCGCGGCCCAGGCGGATCCGAATGCCGATACGTCCGGCCTGCTGGAGCGCTACCCGAAAGCCAAGATCGGCGACTTCGACGGTGATCCGGCGAAGCTGACGGAAATGGACGCACTCGTCGCCTATCTGCAGATGCTCGGCACGCTCGTCGACTTCTCCACATATGACGACGCAACCGGATACCGCTGA
- a CDS encoding cbb3-type cytochrome c oxidase subunit 3, with amino-acid sequence METYTAMRHFADSWGLLAMTLFFVGVVLFTFRPGGKKSADDAASIPLKED; translated from the coding sequence ATGGAAACCTATACGGCCATGCGCCACTTCGCCGACAGCTGGGGCCTGCTTGCCATGACCCTTTTCTTCGTCGGAGTCGTGCTCTTCACATTCCGCCCGGGCGGCAAGAAATCCGCCGATGACGCGGCCAGCATCCCTCTCAAGGAGGATTGA